In a single window of the Deinococcus aetherius genome:
- the recN gene encoding DNA repair protein RecN, whose translation MTRKARAATAPSAPPSPAPTPAPAGPLLSRLEVRNLATIRDLSLELRGGFSAFTGETGAGKSIIVDALGLLLGSRANTDLIRTGEDGLLVTGFWGEGEGEYSASRRVTNQGRGTARLDGEVVSVRELQEWASTRLTIHWQHSAVSLLTPANQRALLDRQVGGEVAVYTAAYRAWGEAKARLENLRAGERERARQLDLLTFQVREIEGMAPQPGEEEPLGAELTRLSNLETIAQGAAGALDLLSDGETNAAGLIAEAVKALNAGARYDETSAQLQRDLREALDAVQAVVGELRDVAEDSAPDPEELGRVEGRLTALGRLRAKYGPTLEDVLAFHTSAEAELAELDRDERDAGTLEAEVGRLEREAVRAGEALDEARRRLAGPLASQLVAVIRELGMPHARLEFRLTPLPHPGPSGLSDVALHFTANPGEDLGPLADVASGGELSRVMLAISTVLGAETPAVVFDEVDAGIGGAAALAVAGQLGRLAGERQVLVVTHLAQIAARADHHYKVEKQVEDGRTVSRVRLLDERERLEEIARMLSGNTSEAALSHARELLGARRGREAAT comes from the coding sequence GTGACCCGCAAGGCCCGCGCCGCCACCGCCCCCTCCGCGCCGCCTTCGCCCGCGCCCACCCCGGCCCCGGCGGGGCCCCTCCTGTCCCGGCTGGAGGTCCGCAACCTCGCCACCATCCGCGACCTCTCGCTGGAGTTGCGGGGGGGCTTCAGCGCCTTTACCGGCGAGACGGGCGCGGGCAAGAGCATCATCGTGGACGCCCTCGGGCTGCTCCTGGGCTCGCGGGCGAACACCGACCTGATCCGCACGGGGGAGGACGGCCTGCTCGTCACCGGCTTCTGGGGCGAGGGAGAGGGCGAATACAGCGCCAGCCGCCGGGTCACCAACCAGGGGCGTGGCACGGCCCGCCTCGACGGCGAGGTCGTCTCCGTGCGCGAGCTTCAGGAGTGGGCCTCCACCCGCCTCACGATCCACTGGCAGCACAGCGCGGTCAGCCTGCTGACCCCCGCCAACCAGCGGGCCCTCCTCGACCGTCAGGTGGGCGGGGAGGTCGCGGTGTACACGGCGGCCTACCGGGCGTGGGGCGAGGCGAAGGCCCGGCTGGAGAACCTGCGCGCGGGCGAGCGCGAGCGGGCGCGGCAGCTTGACCTCCTGACCTTCCAGGTGCGCGAGATCGAGGGGATGGCCCCCCAGCCCGGCGAGGAGGAGCCGCTGGGTGCCGAACTCACCCGCCTCTCCAACCTGGAGACCATCGCGCAGGGGGCGGCGGGGGCGCTCGACCTCCTCTCCGACGGCGAGACGAACGCGGCGGGGCTGATCGCCGAGGCGGTGAAGGCCCTGAACGCCGGGGCGCGGTACGACGAGACGAGTGCCCAGCTCCAGCGCGACCTGCGGGAGGCCCTGGACGCCGTGCAGGCCGTGGTCGGGGAACTGCGCGACGTGGCCGAGGACAGCGCCCCCGACCCCGAGGAACTGGGGCGGGTGGAGGGACGGCTCACGGCGCTCGGCAGGCTGCGCGCCAAGTACGGCCCGACCCTGGAGGACGTGCTCGCCTTCCACACCTCCGCCGAGGCCGAACTCGCCGAACTGGACCGCGACGAGCGGGACGCGGGCACCCTGGAGGCCGAGGTGGGGCGCCTGGAGCGCGAGGCGGTGCGGGCGGGCGAGGCGCTGGACGAGGCGCGCCGCCGTCTCGCCGGTCCCCTCGCCTCGCAACTCGTCGCCGTGATCCGCGAGCTGGGGATGCCGCACGCGCGGCTGGAATTCCGCCTGACGCCCCTGCCCCACCCCGGCCCCTCGGGGCTGAGCGACGTGGCCCTGCACTTCACCGCCAATCCAGGCGAGGACTTGGGGCCGCTCGCGGACGTGGCCTCGGGCGGCGAGCTGTCGCGCGTGATGCTGGCGATCAGCACGGTTCTCGGCGCGGAGACCCCCGCCGTCGTCTTCGACGAGGTGGACGCGGGGATCGGCGGGGCGGCGGCGCTCGCGGTGGCCGGGCAACTCGGGCGGCTGGCGGGAGAGCGGCAGGTTCTCGTGGTGACCCACCTCGCGCAGATCGCCGCCCGCGCCGACCACCACTACAAGGTGGAGAAACAGGTCGAGGACGGGCGGACGGTGAGCCGCGTCCGGCTGCTGGACGAGCGCGAGCGGCTGGAGGAGATCGCGCGGATGCTCAGCGGCAACACCTCGGAGGCGGCGCTCTCGCACGCGCGGGAACTGCTGGGGGCCCGGCGGGGGCGCGAGGCGGCGACCTGA